A genomic segment from Dendropsophus ebraccatus isolate aDenEbr1 chromosome 7, aDenEbr1.pat, whole genome shotgun sequence encodes:
- the LOC138796720 gene encoding fatty acid-binding protein 1, liver-like, translated as MSFAGTYELQTQENFEPFMKAIGLPAELIEVGKDIKSVTKIEQNGNHFVVTVTTGPKVLHNEFNIGEETDIETITEEKVRSTVNIVDGKLVVQLNAVTSVTEISGDILTNVMTLKDIIYKRVSKRVA; from the exons ATGTCTTTCGCTGGAACCTATGAGCTGCAGACCCAGGAAAATTTTGAGCCTTTCATGAAAGCCATTG GTCTTCCTGCTGAATTAATTGAGGTTGGAAAAGACATCAAAAGTGTAACCAAGATTGAGCAAAATGGAAATCACTTTGTGGTGACGGTGACCACAGGCCCCAAGGTCCTACATAATGAATTCAACATCGGGGAAGAGACAGATATTGAAACTATTACGGAAGAGAAAGTCAGG AGTACAGTTAATATCGTGGATGGTAAGCTGGTTGTGCAACTGAACGCCGTCACCTCCGTCACAGAGATCTCTGGAGACATCCTCACCAAT GTTATGACTTTGAAAGACATCATCTACAAGAGAGTGAGCAAGAGGGTGGCATAG